The region CTGCAGGCGATCGATGATGCCCCCGGCATCGTGCTCTATACGATCGTCGACCGGGAGCTCGCGAGCCTGATCGACGAGCGCTGCGTCGAGATGGGTGTCGCCTCGGTGAACGTGCTGGAGCCGGTGATGAATGCGTTTCAGATCTATCTCGGTGCGCCCTCGCGCCGTCGGGTCGGCGCCCAGCACGTGATGAATGCCGGTTACTTCGCGCGTATCGAAGCGCTGAATTTCACCATGGATCATGACGACGGCCAGATGCCGGACGATTACAATGACGCCGATGTCGTCATCATCGGCATCAGCCGTACGTCGAAAACACCGACCAGCATCTACCTCGCCAACCGCGGCATCAAGACGGCAAACATTCCGATCGTCTATGGCGTACCGTTGCCTGAAAGCCTGTTCGTCACGACCAAGCCGCTGATCGTCTGCTTGATCGCCACCACCGACCGTATCTCCCAGGTGCGCGAAAATCGCATCCTCGGCGCCACGCATGGCTTCGATCGTGAACATTATACCGATCGCGCCGCGATTTCCGAGGAGCTGAAATATGCCCGCTCGCTCTGCGCTCGCCATAACTGGCCGCTGATCGACGTGACCCGCCGCTCGATCGAAGAAACCGCCGCGGCAATCGTTGCCCTACGGCCGAAGCTGCGTTAAGCGCTGACCGGCAGCCGCTCCATCGAGGAACCCATGACGCAGAAACTCATCCTTGCATCGTCGAGCCCCTTTCGGCGGATGCTGATGGAAAATGCCGGTCTATCCTTTGAGGCGCATGCCGCAAGGATCGATGAACGGGCGGTCGAGGCGCCGCTTGAGAAAGCCGGCGCAACACCGGATGCGGTGGCCCTCGTGCTCGCCAAGGCCAAAGCCGAGGATGTCAGTAGCCGTTTTCCAGACAGACTGGTCATCGGTTCGGATCAGACGATGTCGCTCGGCGATCGCGTCTTCCACAAGCCGCGCGATATGGCTGATGCCGCCAACCACCTTCAGGCGCTTTCCGGCGTGACCCACCGGCTGAACAGCGCCGTCGCGATCGTCAGCAACGGCGTAACCTTATGGCAACATCTCGCCCATGCCGAGCTGACGATGCGGCCGTTGACGGCGGAATTCATCGCCCGGCATCTGGCGCGGGTCGGCGACAGGGCGCTTTCCAGCGTCGGCGCCTATCAGTTGGAGGGGGAGGGCATTCAGCTCTTCGAGAAAATCGAGGGTGACTATTTCACCATTCTCGGCCTGCCGATGCTGCCTCTCTTAAAAAAATTGCGCGAACTCGGAGCGATCGATGGGTGATTCACGTGAAACATTGGTTCCGAAGGCGTTTGTCACGGGCTTTCCGATCAAGCATTCGCGCTCACCGCTGATCCACGGATACTGGCTGAAAACGCTCGGCCTGCCAGGCAGCTACCGCGCCCATGAAGTGGCGCCCGAGGCCTTTGCCGATTTCATTGCGGCGCTGAAGGATGGCAGGTCCGGCTTTGCCGGCGGCAATGTCACAATTCCCCACAAGGAGCTGGCGTTCCGGCTTGCCGACAAACCGGATGCGCTGTCGCGCGAACTCGGCGCCGCAAATACGCTTTGGCTGGAGGAGGGGGCCCTGCACGCGACGAACACCGACGGCCGCGGCTTCACCGCCAATCTCGATGAACGCCGTCCGGGCTGGGACCGGTATGACACGGCGGTCGTCTTCGGCGCCGGCGGCGCCAGCCGGGCAATCATCCAGGCGGTCCGCGATCGCGGTTTCAGGGAGATCCACGTCGTCAATCGTACCGTCGAACGGGCGCGTGAACTGGCCGATCGCTTCGGTCCGAAAGTTTTCGCCCATCCGGCCGCCGCACTCGCAGAAGTCATGAAAGGCGCCGGCCTCTTCATCAACACCACTTCGCTCGGCATGGATGGCGAAGCCGCACCCCAGCTCGACTTCACGCCGCTTGCAGCCGACGCCGTCGTCACCGATATCGTTTATATCCCCTTGAAGACGCCGATCCTGGCCCAGGCGCAGGCGCAGGGATTTTCCACCGTCGACGGCCTCGGCATGCTGCTGCATCAGGCGGTGCCGGGTTTTGAAAAATGGTTCGGCCAGCGTCCGGCCGTCGACGCCGCGCTGCGCGCGCTGATCATCGCGGATATGGAAGCCCATTGATGTTGAAGATCGGTCTCACCGGCTCCATCGGTATGGGAAAATCGACGGCGGGCAAACTCTTCGCCGAGGCCGGAATCCCGCTGAACGATTCGGATGCCGTGGTCCACGATCTCTATGCCGGCGAGGCAGCACCGCTGGTGGATGCCGCCTTTCCCGGCACGATGAAGGACGGAACCGTCGACCGCCATGAACTCGGCCGTCAGCTGGCGCTTGATCCCGACGGCTTCAAACGCCTCGAAGCGATCGTCCATCCGCTGGTTCGCAAACGCGAGACGGGCTTTCTGAAGCGGCAGCGCGCCGCCGGCGCCGAGATGGTCGTCCTCGATATTCCGCTGCTCTTCGAAACCGGCGCCTGGGAAAGAGTGGATGTCGTCGTCGTCGTCAGTGCCGGTCCACAGATTCAGCGAGAGAGGGTGCTTGCGCGCGAAGGCATGACCGAGGAAAAATTCGAGATGATTCTATCACGCCAGACACCGGACACGGAAAAACGGCGCAGGGCGGATTATCTGATCGACAGCAGCCGCAGTCTCGCCGAGACCAAGGAACGGGTGCTCGAGATTATCGCCGACCTGAAAATACGGATTGCCAAGGGAGATTTCCGGAATGCGTGAGATCATCTTCGATACGGAAACCACCGGCC is a window of Rhizobium sp. N324 DNA encoding:
- a CDS encoding shikimate dehydrogenase gives rise to the protein MGDSRETLVPKAFVTGFPIKHSRSPLIHGYWLKTLGLPGSYRAHEVAPEAFADFIAALKDGRSGFAGGNVTIPHKELAFRLADKPDALSRELGAANTLWLEEGALHATNTDGRGFTANLDERRPGWDRYDTAVVFGAGGASRAIIQAVRDRGFREIHVVNRTVERARELADRFGPKVFAHPAAALAEVMKGAGLFINTTSLGMDGEAAPQLDFTPLAADAVVTDIVYIPLKTPILAQAQAQGFSTVDGLGMLLHQAVPGFEKWFGQRPAVDAALRALIIADMEAH
- a CDS encoding pyruvate, water dikinase regulatory protein; its protein translation is MENRTNFFHLHLISDSTGETLISAGRAASAQFRSAQPIEHVYPLIRNRKQLLPVLQAIDDAPGIVLYTIVDRELASLIDERCVEMGVASVNVLEPVMNAFQIYLGAPSRRRVGAQHVMNAGYFARIEALNFTMDHDDGQMPDDYNDADVVIIGISRTSKTPTSIYLANRGIKTANIPIVYGVPLPESLFVTTKPLIVCLIATTDRISQVRENRILGATHGFDREHYTDRAAISEELKYARSLCARHNWPLIDVTRRSIEETAAAIVALRPKLR
- a CDS encoding Maf-like protein, which encodes MTQKLILASSSPFRRMLMENAGLSFEAHAARIDERAVEAPLEKAGATPDAVALVLAKAKAEDVSSRFPDRLVIGSDQTMSLGDRVFHKPRDMADAANHLQALSGVTHRLNSAVAIVSNGVTLWQHLAHAELTMRPLTAEFIARHLARVGDRALSSVGAYQLEGEGIQLFEKIEGDYFTILGLPMLPLLKKLRELGAIDG
- the coaE gene encoding dephospho-CoA kinase (Dephospho-CoA kinase (CoaE) performs the final step in coenzyme A biosynthesis.) — encoded protein: MLKIGLTGSIGMGKSTAGKLFAEAGIPLNDSDAVVHDLYAGEAAPLVDAAFPGTMKDGTVDRHELGRQLALDPDGFKRLEAIVHPLVRKRETGFLKRQRAAGAEMVVLDIPLLFETGAWERVDVVVVVSAGPQIQRERVLAREGMTEEKFEMILSRQTPDTEKRRRADYLIDSSRSLAETKERVLEIIADLKIRIAKGDFRNA